In the Alligator mississippiensis isolate rAllMis1 chromosome 7, rAllMis1, whole genome shotgun sequence genome, one interval contains:
- the LOC106740113 gene encoding olfactory receptor 6B1-like — protein sequence MANAELGNQTSVTKFILLGFEILPELQILLFLLFLILYIATMAGNFLIIVLIIAVQHLHTPMYFFLGNLSCLETCYTCTLLPRMLASFLTEDRTISFSGCFIQFFFFGFLIVTECCLLSVMSYDRYLAICKPLHYAAFMSDRFCFSLAAGSWISGFIVASVIYLFLLRLTFCGPNQIDHFFCDYLPLITLSCSDTYELELIVFSLGCMFLLPPFFLTLMSYVCIITTIVRIPSTTGRQKAFSTCSSHITVVTIFYGSITIVYMLPRTNNLRGLNKILSLSYTVLTPLANPLIYSLRNKEVKEAVRKVVLMFMNWKIMPTFLNSMIMFKQNGNNRNQTCGK from the coding sequence ATGGCAAATGCAGAGTTAGGAAATCAAACTTCTGTCACCAAATTTATCCTCCTGGGCTTTGAAATTCTTCCAGAGTTACAAATacttctcttcctgctgtttctcaTACTCTACATTGCAACCATGGCTGGGAATTTCCTCATCATTGTGCTCATCATAGCTGTTCAGcatctgcacacccccatgtacttcttcttgGGGAACTTGTCGTGCTTGGAGACCTGCTatacctgcaccctcctgcccaggatgctggccagcttCCTCACAGAAGACAGAACCATCTCGTTCTCTGGCTGCttcatccaattttttttctttggtttcttGATAGTTACAGAGTGTTGTCTCTTATCCGTGATGTCTTATGATCGGTACTTGGCCATATGTAAACCATTGCATTATGCAGCCTTTATGAGTGACAGATTTTGTTTCAGCCTTGCTGCTGGCTCATGGATCAGCGGATTTATAGTTGCCTCAGTTATATATCTCTTCTTGTTGCGATTAACCTTCTGTGGACCCAATCAAattgaccatttcttttgtgactacTTACCACTAATTACACTCTCCTGCAGTGACACTTATGAGCTAGAACTTATAGTTTTCAGTCTTGGCTGTATGTTCCTTTTGCCCCCGTTCTTTTTAACTCTCATGTCCTATGTCTGCATTATCACCACCATAGTGAGAATCCCTTCCACTACCGGGAGACAAAAGGCCTTTTCAACTTGTTCCTCCCACATTACTGTGGTGACAATTTTCTATGGGTCTATAACTATTGTCTACATGTTGCCAAGAACCAACAACCTTAGAGGCCTGAACAAAATATTGTCTCTTTCCTACACTGTGCTGACTCCATTGGCCAACCCTCTcatttacagcctgagaaacaaggaagtaaaggAGGCTGTAAGGAAAGTTGTCCTCATGTTTATGAATTGGAAAATAATGCCAACTTTCCTAAACTCTATGATCATGTTCaagcaaaatggaaataacaggAATCAGACCTGTGGAAAATGA